Proteins encoded by one window of Pseudonocardia alni:
- a CDS encoding TetR/AcrR family transcriptional regulator, which yields MPPPSRRSGRPRDPDVDRRALAAAREVYGERGWSGLSLEEVARRSSIGKGSLYLRWPTRAALLVAAVRDRARFVADIDTGSLREDLVTFAELWTAFATSDDGRLVERLLVDSHRVPDIAGALADDAYPEHVRGARTMVRRGIERGELPAGTSVALVADLVAGAVRNHVATTPAHLAARDDARGYAAAVVDTVLAGVRARAQPSP from the coding sequence GTGCCCCCGCCGTCGCGCCGCAGCGGACGTCCGCGCGACCCGGACGTCGACCGTCGCGCCCTCGCCGCCGCCCGCGAGGTCTACGGCGAGCGAGGCTGGTCCGGGCTGTCGCTCGAGGAGGTGGCCCGCCGGTCCTCGATCGGGAAGGGGTCGCTGTACCTGCGCTGGCCGACCCGGGCGGCGCTGCTGGTGGCGGCGGTGCGTGACCGGGCCCGCTTCGTCGCCGACATCGACACCGGCTCGCTGCGCGAGGACCTGGTGACCTTCGCCGAGCTGTGGACGGCGTTCGCCACGAGCGACGACGGCCGGCTGGTCGAACGGCTGCTCGTCGACTCCCACCGGGTCCCGGATATCGCGGGCGCGCTCGCCGACGACGCCTACCCCGAGCACGTCCGCGGGGCGCGCACGATGGTGCGCCGCGGCATCGAGCGCGGTGAACTGCCCGCCGGGACGTCGGTGGCGCTGGTCGCGGACCTGGTCGCGGGGGCGGTGCGCAACCACGTCGCGACCACCCCCGCGCACCTCGCCGCCCGCGACGACGCCCGGGGTTACGCGGCGGCGGTCGTCGACACCGTCCTGGCCGGGGTACGGGCGCGGGCTCAGCCCTCGCCGTAG
- a CDS encoding MFS transporter, translating to MTDRPATPTVTDADARRVAFGAFVGTALEWYDFFLYGTAASLVFNRLFFATGDPVVATLAAFASFAVGFAARPVGAVIFGHLGDRIGRRRCLIVTVTMIGIVTGLIGLLPTYLSIGLAAPLLLTLFRLLQGVAVGGEWGGAVTLAVEHAPPERRGRYAAMPQVGAPVGTLLSSGAFLAVATLPPESFDSWGWRLPFLAAFPLLGIALWLRRRVEESPLFATMLETDERASSPVREVVTRASPQLAVGAGSAFLGVGGFYLITTFAISYGTATLGLPRSLMLGATLVAAVVEIGVVVLGGRLAERHGAWRVTVAGGIASAVAAFPAFWLLDSRSPVLVVLGVTVATALLSVPYAVSGALLTELFPAHLRYSGVALSSNLAGVVSGFVPLAATALLAAGGGSSAMPALLLVGISLVTAGSGALAPRLFAERDRVVAADR from the coding sequence ATGACCGACCGCCCCGCCACGCCCACCGTGACCGACGCGGACGCCCGCCGGGTCGCCTTCGGTGCGTTCGTCGGCACCGCGCTCGAGTGGTACGACTTCTTCCTCTACGGCACCGCGGCGTCGCTGGTGTTCAACCGGCTCTTCTTCGCCACCGGCGACCCGGTCGTCGCGACGCTGGCCGCGTTCGCGTCGTTCGCGGTCGGGTTCGCCGCGCGCCCGGTCGGGGCGGTGATCTTCGGCCACCTCGGCGACCGGATCGGCCGGCGCCGCTGCCTGATCGTCACGGTGACGATGATCGGGATCGTCACCGGGCTGATCGGCCTGCTGCCCACCTACCTGTCGATCGGGCTGGCGGCCCCGCTGCTGCTGACCCTGTTCCGGCTGCTGCAGGGCGTCGCGGTCGGCGGCGAGTGGGGCGGCGCGGTCACCCTCGCCGTCGAGCACGCGCCGCCGGAGCGCCGCGGCCGCTACGCGGCGATGCCGCAGGTCGGCGCCCCCGTCGGCACCCTGCTGTCCTCCGGCGCGTTCCTCGCGGTGGCGACGCTCCCCCCGGAGAGCTTCGACTCCTGGGGCTGGCGGCTGCCGTTCCTCGCGGCGTTCCCGCTGCTGGGGATCGCGCTGTGGCTGCGACGCCGGGTCGAGGAGTCGCCGCTGTTCGCGACGATGCTCGAGACCGACGAGCGCGCGTCGTCGCCGGTGCGCGAGGTCGTGACGCGGGCATCGCCGCAGCTGGCGGTCGGCGCCGGGTCGGCGTTCCTGGGGGTCGGCGGCTTCTACCTGATCACCACGTTCGCGATCAGCTACGGCACCGCGACACTCGGCCTGCCACGCTCGCTGATGCTGGGCGCGACGCTGGTCGCCGCGGTCGTCGAGATCGGGGTCGTCGTGCTCGGCGGCCGTCTCGCGGAGCGCCACGGCGCGTGGCGGGTCACCGTCGCCGGCGGCATCGCGTCCGCGGTCGCGGCGTTCCCGGCGTTCTGGCTGCTGGACTCGCGCTCGCCGGTCCTGGTCGTCCTCGGCGTCACGGTGGCCACCGCGCTGCTGTCGGTGCCCTACGCCGTCTCGGGGGCGTTGCTCACCGAGCTGTTCCCGGCGCACCTGCGCTACTCGGGGGTCGCGCTGTCGTCGAACCTGGCCGGTGTGGTGTCCGGGTTCGTGCCCCTGGCCGCGACGGCGCTGCTGGCCGCGGGCGGGGGCTCCTCGGCCATGCCCGCCCTGCTGCTCGTCGGGATCTCGCTCGTCACCGCCGGTTCCGGGGCGCTCGCGCCGCGCCTGTTCGCCGAGCGGGACCGGGTGGTCGCCGCGGACCGCTGA
- a CDS encoding 2-dehydropantoate 2-reductase N-terminal domain-containing protein produces MAVVVIVGCGAMGSVYAGLMADTGHEVHAVCRRAGHTAALT; encoded by the coding sequence GTGGCGGTGGTGGTGATCGTCGGATGCGGCGCGATGGGCTCGGTGTACGCCGGGCTGATGGCCGACACCGGGCACGAGGTGCACGCCGTCTGCCGGCGCGCCGGGCACACCGCGGCGCTGACGTAG
- a CDS encoding hydantoinase/carbamoylase family amidase, which translates to MTSFAEDFTALSAIGATAGGGVHREAASDADAAAHEWWAGRLTAYGFRVVHDGAGNQFGLLETTPGAPYVLLGSHLDSQPRGGRWDGAYGVLAAGHAALRVARRRAGGPPPRHNIAVVSWFNEEGSRFTPSLMGSSVHAGLLDAATALDARDLAGARAGDLLAAQHRLGGPGTGAPAVSDVAAYAEIHVEQGRILEETGTTIGLVEATWAAHKFAVTVEGEQSHTGATRMHERRDALLGAAHLTVLARELSDRLSTPEVPLHTSVSQLTVEPNSPVTVAREVRLHLDLRSPDETVLERASALLAERVPGIEDAARVGIRVVRTHHWGVRPLPAAGVDLAAGCADRLGLSHRRMMTLAGHDAIPMNGVVPTVLLFVPSVGGVTHNEGELTHDADADAGIDLLTEVLDRLVDGVPVG; encoded by the coding sequence GTGACGAGCTTCGCCGAGGACTTCACCGCCCTGTCCGCGATCGGTGCCACCGCCGGCGGCGGGGTGCACCGCGAGGCGGCCTCCGACGCCGACGCCGCCGCCCACGAGTGGTGGGCCGGACGGCTGACCGCGTACGGCTTCCGCGTCGTCCACGACGGCGCCGGGAACCAGTTCGGGCTGCTCGAGACGACGCCCGGGGCGCCGTACGTGCTGCTCGGGTCGCACCTGGACAGCCAGCCCCGCGGCGGCCGCTGGGACGGCGCCTACGGCGTGCTCGCCGCCGGGCACGCCGCGCTGCGGGTGGCGCGGCGCCGTGCGGGCGGCCCGCCGCCGCGGCACAACATCGCCGTCGTGAGCTGGTTCAACGAGGAGGGGTCGCGGTTCACCCCGAGCCTGATGGGCAGCTCGGTGCACGCCGGGCTGCTCGACGCCGCGACCGCCCTGGACGCCCGCGACCTCGCCGGGGCGCGCGCCGGGGACCTGCTGGCCGCCCAGCACCGGCTCGGCGGCCCGGGCACCGGTGCGCCGGCGGTGTCCGACGTCGCCGCCTACGCCGAGATCCACGTCGAGCAGGGCCGGATCCTGGAGGAGACCGGGACGACGATCGGCCTGGTCGAGGCGACGTGGGCGGCGCACAAGTTCGCCGTCACCGTCGAGGGGGAGCAGTCCCACACCGGGGCCACCCGGATGCACGAGCGCCGCGACGCGCTGCTGGGCGCCGCGCACCTGACCGTGCTGGCCCGCGAGCTGTCCGACCGGCTCTCCACCCCGGAGGTGCCGCTGCACACCTCGGTCTCGCAGCTGACGGTGGAGCCGAACAGCCCCGTCACGGTCGCCCGCGAGGTGCGCCTGCACCTGGACCTGCGCTCGCCCGACGAGACCGTGCTGGAGCGGGCGTCGGCGCTGCTGGCCGAGCGCGTGCCCGGCATCGAGGACGCGGCGCGGGTCGGCATCCGGGTCGTCCGCACCCACCACTGGGGTGTGCGGCCGCTGCCCGCCGCCGGGGTGGACCTGGCCGCCGGGTGCGCGGACCGGCTCGGGCTGAGCCACCGCCGGATGATGACCCTCGCCGGACACGACGCGATCCCGATGAACGGCGTCGTCCCCACGGTGCTGCTGTTCGTGCCCAGCGTCGGCGGGGTCACCCACAACGAGGGCGAGCTCACCCACGACGCCGACGCCGACGCCGGGATCGACCTGCTCACCGAGGTGCTCGACCGGCTCGTCGACGGCGTGCCCGTGGGGTGA
- a CDS encoding DUF899 family protein codes for MTEPITAALPPVVDTATWERELAALRVREKAATRELDAIAAARRRLPMVEMPDYVLRGENGPVRLAEIFDGHPQLIVYSHMWHDGAVWQCGGCTGFTSQFTRLAGLEKFDARFVVVTQGPIDEALAYRRRVGNTMAWYSTADSSFGTDVGAPPGGGFAVNVFLRDGDRVFRTWHTDGRGTEQLSYLFPLVDVLPYGRQEVWQDSPEGWPQGPTYSRWAGPQEIAAAYGEG; via the coding sequence ATGACCGAGCCGATCACCGCCGCCCTGCCACCCGTCGTCGACACCGCCACCTGGGAGCGCGAGCTCGCCGCGCTGCGCGTCCGGGAGAAGGCCGCCACCCGCGAGCTGGACGCCATCGCCGCCGCCCGTCGCCGGCTGCCGATGGTCGAGATGCCCGACTACGTCCTGCGCGGCGAGAACGGCCCCGTCCGCCTCGCCGAGATCTTCGACGGCCACCCGCAGCTGATCGTCTACAGCCACATGTGGCACGACGGCGCCGTCTGGCAGTGCGGCGGGTGCACGGGGTTCACCTCGCAGTTCACCCGGCTCGCCGGCCTGGAGAAGTTCGACGCCCGCTTCGTGGTCGTCACCCAGGGCCCGATCGACGAGGCGCTGGCCTACCGGCGTCGCGTCGGCAACACCATGGCCTGGTACTCGACGGCCGACAGCAGCTTCGGCACCGACGTCGGCGCCCCGCCCGGGGGCGGCTTCGCGGTCAACGTGTTCCTGCGCGACGGCGACCGCGTCTTCCGCACCTGGCACACCGACGGCCGCGGCACCGAGCAGCTGTCCTACCTGTTCCCGCTGGTCGACGTGCTGCCCTACGGCCGCCAGGAGGTCTGGCAGGACTCGCCGGAGGGCTGGCCGCAGGGCCCCACCTACAGCCGGTGGGCCGGGCCGCAGGAGATCGCCGCCGCCTACGGCGAGGGCTGA
- a CDS encoding NAD(P)H-dependent flavin oxidoreductase, translating into MIRTALTDLLGVEHPIVGFNRSPAVVTEVSRAGGFGVLAAVSYTAEELDAQLTWIEEQLDGRPYGVDLLVPEKTADTGADREDLVAALRAQLPAEHLAFIDDLLDRYGIPRVPVDPGRDAIAAGMSRRGAEAQLDAVFAHRPALVANALGTAPPHLVERAHDAGMAVAALVGTRRHAERQLAAGVDVLVAQGTEAGGHTGTIATTVLTPEIVDVAGDRPVLAAGGIASGDQMAAALALGAAGVWCGSVWLCSVEDVAPESVKRKFLAAGSGDTVRSPARTGKPARQLRSAYHDAWSAPGAPAPLPMPLQPLLTLQAWSSIDAAADAGNPGAQELQSFFVGQVVGAFTELRGAGEITREMARDCEQRIAALAGLVR; encoded by the coding sequence GTGATCAGGACAGCGCTGACCGATCTGCTGGGCGTCGAGCACCCGATCGTCGGGTTCAACCGGTCCCCCGCGGTGGTGACCGAGGTGAGCCGCGCCGGCGGGTTCGGGGTACTCGCCGCGGTCTCCTACACCGCCGAGGAGCTCGATGCGCAGCTGACCTGGATCGAGGAGCAGCTCGACGGGCGGCCCTACGGGGTCGACCTGCTCGTCCCGGAGAAGACCGCCGACACCGGGGCCGACCGGGAGGACCTCGTCGCCGCGTTGCGTGCGCAGCTCCCGGCCGAGCACCTCGCCTTCATCGACGACCTGCTCGACCGCTACGGCATCCCGCGGGTGCCGGTCGACCCCGGGCGCGACGCGATCGCGGCGGGGATGAGCCGGCGCGGCGCCGAGGCCCAGCTCGACGCGGTGTTCGCCCACCGGCCCGCGCTCGTCGCGAACGCGCTCGGTACCGCGCCGCCGCACCTCGTGGAGCGCGCGCACGACGCCGGGATGGCCGTCGCCGCGCTGGTCGGGACCCGCCGGCACGCCGAGCGGCAGCTCGCGGCCGGGGTCGACGTGCTCGTCGCGCAGGGCACCGAGGCCGGTGGGCACACCGGCACGATCGCGACGACGGTGCTCACCCCGGAGATCGTCGATGTCGCCGGGGACCGTCCGGTGCTGGCCGCGGGCGGCATCGCCTCGGGCGACCAGATGGCCGCCGCGCTCGCGCTCGGCGCGGCCGGGGTGTGGTGCGGCTCGGTGTGGCTGTGCAGTGTCGAGGACGTGGCGCCGGAGTCGGTGAAGCGCAAGTTCCTCGCCGCGGGCAGCGGCGACACCGTCCGCTCCCCCGCCCGGACCGGCAAGCCCGCCCGGCAGCTGCGCAGCGCCTACCACGACGCGTGGTCCGCACCCGGCGCGCCGGCGCCGCTGCCGATGCCGCTGCAGCCGCTGCTGACCCTGCAGGCCTGGTCGAGCATCGACGCCGCAGCCGACGCCGGGAACCCCGGCGCCCAGGAGCTGCAGTCGTTCTTCGTCGGGCAGGTCGTCGGCGCGTTCACCGAGCTGCGCGGCGCGGGCGAGATCACCCGGGAGATGGCGCGCGACTGCGAGCAGCGTATCGCCGCGCTCGCGGGGCTGGTCCGATGA
- a CDS encoding helix-turn-helix domain-containing protein, whose product MTWSTREVAELAGTSLRAVRHYHEIGLLAEPERRTNGYKQYGVAHLVRLLRIKRLVDLGFSLAQISDMNDADAHPEEAARALDAELAATIERLQQARTELALILDGAAPTDLPTEFAAAADQPMSEADRSLTLVLPRVLGSERLQAVADMLADARPDPTQNRFDTLPADADEATRQELADRMVPYMRALYETHPGLVAPNTDAPVGEQRAEQTLGRAMRELYNRAQLDVLVRAGKALAAESGDG is encoded by the coding sequence GTGACCTGGAGCACCCGTGAGGTCGCCGAGCTGGCAGGGACCAGCCTGCGGGCGGTGCGGCACTACCACGAGATCGGGCTGCTGGCCGAGCCCGAGCGGCGCACGAACGGTTACAAGCAGTACGGGGTCGCGCACCTGGTGCGGCTGCTGCGGATCAAGCGGCTCGTCGACCTGGGGTTCTCGCTGGCCCAGATCTCCGACATGAACGACGCCGACGCCCACCCGGAGGAGGCCGCCCGCGCGCTCGACGCCGAGCTGGCCGCCACCATCGAGCGGCTGCAGCAGGCCCGCACCGAGCTGGCCCTGATCCTGGACGGTGCCGCGCCCACCGACCTGCCCACCGAGTTCGCCGCGGCCGCCGACCAGCCGATGTCCGAGGCCGACCGGTCGCTCACCCTCGTCCTTCCGCGGGTGCTGGGCTCGGAGCGGCTGCAGGCCGTCGCGGACATGCTGGCCGACGCCCGCCCGGACCCGACGCAGAACCGGTTCGACACGCTCCCGGCCGACGCCGACGAGGCCACCCGCCAGGAGCTCGCCGACCGGATGGTGCCCTACATGCGCGCGCTCTACGAGACCCATCCCGGCCTGGTCGCGCCGAACACCGACGCACCCGTCGGTGAGCAGCGGGCGGAGCAGACCCTGGGCCGGGCGATGCGGGAGTTGTACAACCGCGCCCAGCTCGACGTGCTCGTGCGCGCCGGGAAGGCCCTCGCCGCGGAGAGTGGGGACGGCTGA
- a CDS encoding aspartate aminotransferase family protein: protein MTEHLIRYSGRGGFTPGVIARAQGSAVTTEDGRELLDFTSGQMSAILGHSHPEIVATVRDQVGRLDHLYSGMLSRPVLELCERLCASVGGGLDRAMLLTTGAESNEAAIRMAKLVTGRHEIVSFARSWHGMTQAAANATYVAGRAGYGPAAPGNFALPVPDRYRPDLVDDAGELDWRRQLDLGFALIDAQSVGSLAACIVEPVLSSGGVVDLPPGYLAALRDKCHERGMLLILDEAQTGLCRTGDWYAHQRDGVVPDILTLSKTLGAGLPLAAVLTTAAIEQVAHERGFLFFTTHVNDPLPAAVGLTVLDVLTRDRLDLRARELGTLLQDGLRDLARTTGMIGDVRGRGLLVGLELAGSDTDALGAAVTARCAELGLHMNIVQLPGMGGTFRIAPPLTATEAEIRRGVDILGTALGEVAQPSTAAVRRSGVAAT, encoded by the coding sequence ATGACCGAGCACCTCATCCGCTACTCCGGCCGCGGCGGCTTCACCCCCGGCGTGATCGCCCGGGCCCAAGGGAGCGCCGTCACCACCGAGGACGGCCGTGAGCTGCTCGACTTCACCTCCGGGCAGATGAGCGCGATCCTCGGGCACTCGCACCCGGAGATCGTCGCGACCGTCCGCGACCAGGTCGGACGGCTCGACCACCTCTACAGCGGGATGCTGTCGCGGCCGGTGCTGGAGCTGTGTGAGCGGCTGTGCGCCTCGGTCGGCGGCGGCCTGGACCGGGCGATGCTGCTGACCACCGGCGCGGAGTCCAACGAGGCCGCGATCCGGATGGCCAAGCTCGTCACCGGCCGGCACGAGATCGTCTCCTTCGCCCGGTCCTGGCACGGCATGACCCAGGCCGCGGCGAACGCGACCTACGTCGCCGGCCGCGCCGGGTACGGTCCCGCCGCCCCCGGCAACTTCGCGCTGCCGGTGCCCGACCGCTACCGCCCCGACCTCGTCGACGACGCCGGGGAGCTCGACTGGCGCCGCCAGCTCGACCTCGGGTTCGCCCTGATCGACGCCCAGTCCGTCGGCAGCCTCGCCGCCTGCATCGTCGAGCCGGTCCTGTCCTCCGGCGGGGTCGTCGACCTGCCGCCGGGCTACCTGGCGGCGCTGCGCGACAAGTGCCACGAGCGCGGCATGCTGCTGATCCTCGACGAGGCCCAGACAGGTCTGTGCCGCACCGGCGACTGGTACGCCCACCAGCGCGACGGCGTGGTCCCCGACATCCTCACGCTGTCGAAGACGCTCGGGGCGGGCCTGCCGCTCGCCGCCGTCCTCACCACGGCCGCGATCGAGCAGGTCGCGCACGAGCGCGGCTTCCTGTTCTTCACCACCCACGTCAACGACCCCCTCCCGGCGGCGGTCGGGCTCACCGTGCTCGACGTGCTCACCCGCGACCGGCTCGACCTGCGCGCCCGCGAGCTGGGCACGCTGCTGCAGGACGGCCTGCGGGACCTGGCCCGCACGACCGGGATGATCGGCGACGTCCGCGGCCGCGGCCTGCTGGTGGGCCTGGAGCTGGCGGGCTCCGACACCGACGCGCTCGGGGCGGCCGTCACCGCGCGGTGCGCCGAGCTGGGGCTGCACATGAACATCGTGCAGCTGCCCGGCATGGGCGGGACGTTCCGGATCGCGCCGCCGCTGACCGCGACCGAGGCCGAGATCCGCCGCGGCGTGGACATCCTCGGCACGGCCCTGGGGGAGGTGGCTCAGCCCTCGACGGCGGCCGTGCGCCGGTCCGGCGTCGCAGCGACGTGA
- a CDS encoding helix-turn-helix domain-containing protein, which translates to MDTAPPVTGHATDAADEAVWLRLVARVRSRVPDLAEHFLRLLDDGGHYRAEPVTAPDLRETAEEALALLLDRLADPGRPADPAGQAERLGRRRARQGVDPDNLVRAVRLDFPVVWSALLAEAAGEPGAVEVAARRADRLWAVVDAYVRRVHVAFLSERALLAEQHRDERRQLLDVLFAAGPRPPEVLARVAAGLRVAAGDTFDVCAGLGDAAATLRGRAARLDGGPTGLFLRDAELGVVVFRPAAPDDGRVLARLTDGVACVIIPAVGGLAAVPAAASAAVAMAHLLPGDAARPHDPHDMWPRVARAALDEHGGLPARVLAGLAAAPPEETAVLRATARAWLEHGSVTRVASALYCHRNTVLNRMRRFRALTGLDLTRPRDAALCLVVLSAGRTDPGDR; encoded by the coding sequence GTGGACACCGCGCCGCCCGTCACCGGACACGCGACCGACGCCGCGGACGAGGCCGTCTGGCTGCGGCTGGTGGCGCGCGTCCGGAGCCGGGTCCCGGACCTCGCCGAGCACTTCCTGCGGCTGCTCGACGACGGCGGTCACTACCGCGCCGAGCCGGTCACCGCCCCGGACCTGCGCGAGACCGCGGAGGAGGCGCTGGCCCTGCTGCTGGACCGGCTCGCCGACCCGGGCCGTCCCGCCGACCCCGCCGGCCAGGCCGAGCGGCTCGGGCGGCGGCGGGCCCGCCAGGGCGTCGACCCGGACAACCTCGTGCGGGCCGTGCGGCTCGACTTCCCCGTCGTGTGGTCGGCGCTGCTGGCCGAGGCGGCCGGCGAGCCCGGGGCGGTCGAGGTCGCGGCCCGGCGCGCCGACCGGCTGTGGGCGGTCGTGGACGCCTACGTCCGCCGGGTGCACGTCGCGTTCCTGTCCGAGCGGGCGCTGCTGGCCGAGCAGCACCGCGACGAGCGCCGCCAGCTGCTCGACGTGCTCTTCGCCGCGGGCCCGCGCCCACCGGAGGTCCTCGCGCGGGTGGCCGCCGGGCTGCGGGTCGCCGCCGGGGACACCTTCGACGTCTGCGCCGGGCTCGGCGATGCCGCCGCCACCCTCCGCGGGCGCGCGGCCCGCCTCGACGGCGGCCCGACCGGCCTGTTCCTGCGCGACGCGGAGCTGGGCGTCGTGGTGTTCCGTCCCGCCGCCCCCGACGACGGCCGGGTGCTGGCCCGCCTCACCGACGGCGTCGCGTGCGTGATCATCCCGGCGGTCGGCGGGCTCGCCGCCGTCCCGGCCGCGGCGTCGGCCGCGGTGGCCATGGCCCACCTGCTGCCCGGCGACGCCGCTCGCCCGCACGACCCGCACGACATGTGGCCGCGGGTCGCCCGCGCCGCCCTCGACGAGCACGGTGGCCTGCCCGCCCGGGTGCTGGCCGGTCTGGCCGCGGCCCCGCCGGAGGAGACGGCGGTCCTGCGCGCGACCGCGCGGGCCTGGCTGGAGCACGGCAGCGTCACCCGGGTCGCGTCCGCGCTGTACTGCCACCGCAATACCGTTCTGAACCGGATGCGCCGTTTCCGCGCGCTCACCGGGCTGGACCTGACCCGGCCCCGCGACGCGGCGCTGTGCCTGGTCGTGCTGTCCGCCGGTCGCACGGATCCCGGCGATCGGTGA
- a CDS encoding acetyl-CoA acetyltransferase: MSLDPRTPVVVGVGEASERIGEPGYAALSPVGLGAAAAAAALADTGADPAAVAAALTVVAGVRQFEMSVPGAVAPLGRADNYPRAVARRVGADPRRAVLDVVGGQSPQRLVSEFAGAIARGEAGAVLLVGAEAMSTVRDLMSRPEAERPDHGEHVGGTLEDRGYGSELRSPAAEAHGVLSPAAYYALCENARRARLGLARDAYAHGMGELFAPFTRVAAGHPHAAAPRVREPDELVTTDDRNRMITDPYPRFLVSRDQVNQGAAVVLTSVGTAHDLGIDPQRWVFLHGHADLTEHAVLDRPDLGAYPAAEAAVRHALDRAGTGVDDLAAIDLYSCFPIAVSSVADPLGLAADDPRGLTVTGGLPFFGGPGNDYSMHAVAEVVRRLRADPGTYGLVGANGGFLSKYSAGVYSTRPAPWRDDDSAALQARLDAVPTVPTTTAADGAATVETWTVRHDRDGSRHAVVVGRLDDGGARFVGCGRDDELPELLAGDPAGAAVRVRPDGKLTIVTPR; the protein is encoded by the coding sequence ATGAGCCTCGACCCGCGGACACCCGTCGTCGTCGGGGTCGGGGAGGCCTCCGAGCGGATCGGCGAGCCCGGCTACGCCGCCCTGTCACCGGTCGGGCTCGGTGCCGCCGCGGCGGCCGCGGCGCTCGCCGACACCGGCGCCGACCCGGCCGCGGTCGCGGCGGCGCTGACCGTCGTCGCCGGGGTGCGGCAGTTCGAGATGTCGGTGCCCGGGGCGGTCGCGCCGCTGGGCCGGGCGGACAACTACCCGCGTGCGGTCGCCCGCCGCGTCGGCGCCGACCCGCGGCGGGCGGTGCTCGACGTCGTCGGCGGGCAGTCCCCGCAACGGCTCGTCAGCGAGTTCGCCGGCGCGATCGCCCGCGGGGAGGCCGGGGCGGTGCTGCTCGTCGGGGCCGAGGCGATGTCGACCGTGCGGGACTTGATGTCGCGTCCCGAGGCCGAGCGGCCCGACCACGGCGAACACGTCGGCGGCACGCTGGAGGACCGCGGGTACGGCTCGGAGCTGCGCAGCCCGGCCGCCGAGGCGCACGGTGTGCTCTCCCCCGCCGCCTACTACGCGCTGTGCGAGAACGCCCGCCGCGCCCGGCTCGGCCTCGCACGGGACGCCTACGCCCACGGGATGGGCGAGCTGTTCGCGCCGTTCACCCGGGTCGCCGCCGGGCACCCGCACGCCGCCGCACCGCGGGTCCGAGAGCCCGACGAGCTCGTCACGACCGACGACCGCAACCGGATGATCACCGACCCCTACCCGCGGTTCCTCGTCTCGCGCGACCAGGTCAACCAGGGCGCCGCGGTCGTCCTCACCTCGGTCGGCACCGCACACGACCTGGGGATCGACCCGCAGCGGTGGGTGTTCCTGCACGGCCACGCCGACCTCACCGAGCACGCCGTGCTCGACCGCCCCGACCTGGGCGCCTACCCGGCCGCCGAGGCCGCCGTCCGGCACGCCCTGGACCGCGCCGGGACCGGCGTGGACGACCTCGCCGCGATCGACCTGTACTCCTGCTTCCCGATCGCGGTGTCCTCGGTCGCCGACCCCCTCGGGCTGGCCGCCGACGACCCGCGCGGGCTCACCGTCACCGGTGGGCTGCCGTTCTTCGGCGGGCCGGGGAACGACTACTCGATGCACGCGGTCGCCGAGGTCGTGCGACGCCTGCGGGCCGACCCGGGTACGTACGGCCTGGTCGGCGCGAACGGCGGGTTCCTGTCCAAGTACTCCGCCGGGGTCTACTCCACCCGCCCCGCCCCCTGGCGCGACGACGACAGCGCCGCGCTCCAGGCCCGGCTCGACGCCGTTCCCACCGTCCCGACGACGACCGCCGCCGACGGCGCGGCGACCGTCGAGACCTGGACGGTGCGCCACGACCGCGACGGCAGCCGGCACGCGGTCGTCGTCGGCCGGCTCGACGACGGCGGTGCGCGGTTCGTCGGGTGCGGTCGCGACGACGAGCTGCCGGAGCTGCTCGCCGGCGACCCGGCCGGGGCGGCGGTACGGGTCCGGCCAGACGGGAAGCTGACGATCGTCACGCCGCGCTGA